The nucleotide window gggagaggaaagggggcGCCCTTGCTGACCGCCACCCTGCGGCAGGGCACTGCGTGCCCCACTGCACGCCCCACTGCACCCTGGGAATTTGAGGCTCTGGACACCCCTGTGCCCCCTGGGAATTTGAGGCTCTCTATGCCCCAGTGCATCAGGGAAATTTGGGGGTGCTGGCACCACAGTCAACCCGGGGAATTTGGGGATCTCCATgccccagtgcattctgggaagtTGGGGCTCTGAACACCCCAGTGCACTCTGGGAATATGGGGCGCTCCACCCCccggtgcatcatgggaatctgGGGTGGTGGATGCCTCGGTGGGCGCTGGGAACGCGGCCCCTCCATGCCCCGGTGCACCCTGGGATATCAGGGTGGGGCGCCTCCCGCAGgagcctgcagctgcccctgaatTGTCTCGCCCCCTCATTGGAGATGCTTTCCCGGCAGACTGTGCATGCGCATGACTCTAGCCCCTCACCACCACCAAGAAGTATCACGCATGCGCAGGCCTTTAGTCGTAGCATCGTTGCCGCGACGCATTGAGTGGAACTTATACGCATGCGCATCATCGGGCCCAGTGGCACACGATCTATGTCGCGCATGCGCAGTCCACTTTGCCACGCGCCTTTCTGAACGCGTATGCGCACGCACCTGCCGGAGTCGCGCGACGCTGGGGACAGAAGGACCCCGCGTCCCCCTGTCTTTTGGGTTGCCCTGATGAATGCCTGAGTAAAATTACACATATCCGGGgtcagggttggggggagggagcccAGATGGGGGtaagaggggaagggaagggagcagTCCCGGGGGCCGCTAGTTTGGGTCAGGCTCAGGTAGGGGCAGCCCCACCGGAAACGGAGGGGTCCTGGCTGGGTGGGCATCGGAAACAGGAAGGCGAAGCAGgcgagggaggaggagagagagagagagagaggtgtccgtggggggaggggtggctgaggGGGGTCTccgtggggggaggctgggaggggtccggggggaggggtggccgAGGGGGGTCTCCatgggaggaggctgggaggggtccgggggggaggggtggctgaggGGGGGGtctccatggggggaggggtggctgaggagggTCTCcatggggggaggctgggactggtCCGTGGGGGGTCtccgtggggggaggggtggccgaGGGGGGGtctccatggggggaggggtggccgaGGAGGGTCTCcatggggggaggctgggactggtccgtgggggaggggtggctgaggagggTCTCCATGAGGGGAGGGGTGGCCGAGGGGGGTCtccgtggggggaggggtggccgaGGGGGGTCtccgtggggggaggggtggccgaGGGGGGTCTCCATGAGGGGAGGGGTGGCCGAGGGGGGTCTCCatgggaggaggctgggaggggtccgtgggggaggggtggctgaggagggTCTCCATGAGGGGAGGGGTGGCCGAGGGGGGTCTCCGTGGGGGGATGGGTGGCCGAGGGGGGTCTCCGTGGGGGGATGGGTGGCCGAGGGGGGTCTCCatgggaggaggctgggaggggtccgggggggaggggtggctgaggagggtctccatggggggaggggtggctgaggGGGGTCTCCATGGGGGGAGGTTGGGACTGGtccgtgggggaggggaggctgaggggggtctccatggagggaggggtggccGAGGGGGGTCTccgtggggggaggctgggaggggtccctggtgggggggaggctgagGGGGTCCACAGGGATCTGGCTTTGTGAGGAGAGGGTTGAGGGGCTTTGGGAGGCTGCACATGAGGGTTGTGAGAAAGGGGCCATGGGGAGAGGTAGCTTTGTGTTGTGGcgggaggggttgggggctctACTTGAAGGTGGTGAAGGACTCCATGAGAGGGGGATTTAGACAGTGAGCACTccatggggggtgggaagaggcggggtccATGGGAAGAAttgaggggagtttggggggctccatgtggggggagggagaaggatcTGTAGGGGGGAAAGAAGTTGGGGGGGCctccatggggaggggaggcctgggagggaggagtccCCAGGCAGTAGTGGCTTCATGTGGGGAGCCTTTGGAGTAcgtggggagtgggggagcctGCATGGGGgggacagctgggagctgcatggagagaGGGTTGGACAGGACGGGGCTCCTTGGGGGGAGCGACGGGAGGAAATGCATGGGGTTGGTGGAGCGAGGGGCCCTGTGGGAAGCTGAGGTGCTTCATGGGGAGGGGCAAAGAAACCTAGAGTGGAAAAAACCATGGGGCTGAtccagggcagcagggagggggctgaatAGGGGCTTAGATGGGCCTGTGGGTCTGAGCTGGGGGGgacaggaagggggtgggatatGGAGCTAACTGGCCCCACGGGGCTGATCCGGGGGGAGGGTGTGCTCTCACACAACTCACCCCTCCCCTCGCAGAGAGAAGATGTCTGAAGTCACAGCAGAGAAGCAGCCCCTGGCTGAACCGCTCCCGCAGGAGATCCCAGCACGGCCTGCACTCCCTGCCAAGCAGGAGGCTGCCCCGGCCCGGACACGGTGCCCCAGCTCCGACCTGGAACCGATCTGCATTGAGGACGAACCCGCCCAGCCCAGTCCCAAGGGGAAGGTCAAGGCCTCTTCCAGCAATAGCCCTGTCTGTAAGTACCGGAGGTGGTCACAGCCTTTCCCTGCGTCTGTTCTCTAGGGCTTTAAATGCCACAGCGCTGGGGCTCCCGGCCCTTCCCTTGGGGAACTGCACCCCAGCTTCCAGTCCCCCGAATGCCCGGGCTCCTGGCCCTTCCCTCAGGGCGGGGAGCTCCGTTCCCTCTCCCCACCGCCGGGGCATGCAGATCAGAGGTGTTAGGGATCCCGGCAGCGGAGGGTGGCGTGGGGAGCCCAGACTGGGCAGGGAGTTGCAGGTGGGGGTCAGCCCAGGCTGGAGCCTTgagctctccctccttccccttgcCCCCAGATCGCCTGGGTTCCAACCAGTGCTTCCACTGCCTGATCACCTTCCCGGACGAGAAGTTCAAGGAGCGGCATATGAAGCGGGAGCACCCCGAGGACTTTGTGCAGGAGAATCTGCGCGACGCCCTCTTCGTctgcttcatctgcagcaagccCTTCGAGAGCTCCCGCGCCCTCATCTGCCACCAGCGCGGGcacgcccccgccccgccccccgacTGCCCCGACTGCCTGCGCCCCGCCTTCGAGTGCCCCGACTGTGGCCGCCGCTTCGGCCAGCTGGCCAGCTACCAGCGTCACCGGCTGGGCCACGCCGCCGGCCGCAGCCTGCCCCACCAGTGCCCCGACTGCGGCAAGAGCTTCCGCCAGCTCTCCAACCTGCGCCGCCACCAGGCCTCCCACCAGCGCCCCCTGGAGCTGCTGCCCTCCCGCCCCTACTCCTGCACGGAGTGCGGCGAGAGCTTCGCCCAGGAGGCCGGCCTGCACGAACACTACATCCGGCACGCCCGCGGCGAGCTCtagctccccctccagccccagtggGGAGAGCTGGGACTGCAGCAGACTGCCCCCCTCTTCTGCCACCGAGCCCTCTCCGGGCGCTGGGACAGCTGGCCGCCTGGCAGGAAGTCGAGCTAGAATGGGACTGGAAGGACTTTAATGGGACTGAGCAGATTGGATGGAGcaggacatggggcctttcccccctcgagggcgccagctcccatccggccccaagGCAGGGAATTGGCtagctcaggggggcagggaatggggcacgggacCTGTCCCCTCTAGGGAGTGCGGTCTCCTATCCGGTCCCAGGGCGGGAGGGCTAGCTGGATCAGGGGGCTGCAGAGATCAGGCTGTACCTCTGAaacgcctccccctccccccgtgtcaGTGTGCGACACACGCACCCCATGGCATCTCTCTCCACACACCCTGCTCTTCCTCCCATAAGCGCCTCGCGCCTCCCCTGCAGCCGAGCACCAAGCGCTCCGCAGTACCGGCCGTCACTCCCTAGCCCGGGTGGAGTCTGCAGTGCCCCCACTGGAGTCCTGGCGGGAGAGGACCTAACCCGAACATGTCCTCTTTctgtgcttggggcgggggggtgcttTCCAGAGCCCCTGTGTCCGGTCCCTGGGCCATTACCTGGCAGTGTGGCATGATCTCTCTGACTTCCCAAGTGTAGCTGGACCCAGATCTTGTCCTGATAAAGCCGTGTCAGCGCGGGGGTGATTTTTACCCTGCTATAGTTATCCCAGTGCAGCCCCTGGCACGGAGGCACTTACTCCAGTACAAAGGGCCGTTATGCCAGTGGGTGGGCACCAAGCTAACCAGTATAACTGTCCAGTGCTGCAGGGGTCACAGACCAGATGCCAAGGGCACTTGCCTGCTCCCCAAGGGGGCGTCCATCTTCACTACATGCTTTGGGGCGGAGCTGGGCAGCCATGGGAAGGAAGCTTTCGGCAGCAGTTCGGAGCGGAAGGGGGAGACTTCGGGTGGTGAAAAGAGCCGGGCTCCCCCACCAGGCTGCAGgggcactggggtgaggggaaggtCCTATTTTTCATATGGAAACAATAAAGAGTTGGAAGCTGAGCACAGGACAGGGTGTCTGTCTCTTGGGGcgggctggagctgggcaggtctggccgcagggcaggggaaggctaCAAGCAGGCATGTGCACgtagccccagggctgggggaattGGAAAGGCTCTGCCTTCAGCTGCTGGGGACGCGGGGGAACCGCAAAGTCTGATTTCAAAATCAGAGGAAGGGGAATGGGCCAggggcctttccccttcccctctagggggcgctggccccggggcaggaggctgggatgCAGCAAGAACTCAAGGGCTCTAGTTCCCAGCTGTGAGCTCTGCcccacagtggggtgggggcagtgacaCAGGGGCTGTGGCACCAGGACCCTGCTCAGCTGATCAGTGGTGTTGGGACAATGGCCTCAGCTGCTCAGGGATGTGGGTTGGTCCAGGACGCAGCTTCACTTCCTGTCACAAagtgctgcctccctcccccccccccccatctcagctgcagcaaatcaaaatgttccatcaGACCCAGCCttgccccctacccccccccactcTATGGGTGCCcatcaatcccaacccacagcctggtgccatcccagccctgccccaccagctCCGCTGGTGCCCCTTCATCTGGCTCTCCAGGTGACCCATCTTCTACCCCCTAAAGAAAAATCTCGGGGCGGTTTGTTTTCCGTTCTTGACAATGTACCAATCCCCGGTTTAGTCTCATTGCCTCTGCTGCTCCCCATGGGACTGAAACTGTCCCCCCACAATCTGGGGGACCTCCAGGCTGTGACTCCAGcttctcccaccctgtgtctctggagctgcagccccagggctcggATGCTCCCAGGCTTTGCGTGGACGGGCCCTGGGCCCCTCCATAACCCTGAGGGTGGGTTTCATGGCTTGGTCACTGCacctggccctgctgctgcccccacaggccctgcccttgcACTGGGTCCAGAGGGCAGGGGGGCCTCAGTCCTGAAGCGCTATATAGGACCATGGGCTTCCTGTAGGGCCCAGGCCCTGAATGAGAGCCCACAGAGTGACAAGCCCTAGGCCCCAACCCCCtcagtccctcctcctccctttggGGGCATGGGGCAGCCCAGAGGGCGCCTTGGCCATGGGGTGGGCAGCCAGCAGAACAGTGACAAGCTAGGAGGGGCCAGCAGTGGGTGGCTCAGTCACTGGATCTTCAGCCCCATGTCTTGCCCCACAGTCCCATCCAGCCTCCCTTCCCCATAAAGCGGCTTGGCCAGGGCCACCCCTAGCCACTGTCTCCCAGGGCAGATCCTGGACCAGCGGtgaggtggggggctggctggaATCCTGGGattgggcagtggggaggggagagacgaATTAGACACACAGCCTAGGGTGTCccacctggggccagatgggagccagtgccccctaAAGGGGAAAGGACCCCTGTCCTGCACCTAGAGCTGGTGCTTCAGGGCCCCCTGATGCACATATTCCCCCGCCCCTCAGGGGGCAGTCTCGCCACACCTGAGGGGTGCTCTCTTTACCCCCCCAACCACATGCATGCTGGGTGCTGTAGTTCTTAGTGGAGAAATGACCAAACGAAATGCAGTCTGGGAGTTGAAGTTCTTGCAGAGGGGCAGAGGCCGGGTGAGCAGCACCTTGGGAGTTGCAGTTCTCAGCCCAGAACAATGCCCGGCCaggtgcatgctgggagttgtagttctcaGTGAAGCCAGGGGCCACAGCCTTTCACAGTCTTGGCTCTGACAtcaccacagggccctgggccctCCCAGCCCTGCATAAAATGCCACACGCAACGCTGCAGCTGTCACGGGCAGGGTATCCCCGCCACAGGGCAGGCCTGCCCGCTGTCGTCACCCACCTGACCACCGGCTTGGCAGGGGGGCGGCCAGGTGCGGCGTCCCCACCACTGTCACCCATCAGCAGGGTGATGCCGTGACGATGTCACAGTGGAACCACAGGCCCAACCATCCTGGGAGGcagtccccctcctccccatgctcctgccccagccctgccgctgATGCCAGGTGTCCCCCCAACTTGCGCCCCCCAGCACAGGCCAGACTGACCAACAGACACCGGCGCAGGGGACAGAGTATGGCAGAGATACAGAATcacttttattattaaacaagATCCCCACTCCACCcgaccccaccccccaagctATTTCAATGAGCTTGTTAATATTCATCGATCTGCTGATGGCTCGCCCCCTCACAACCCGCTCTCTCCAAGGCGAAGCA belongs to Natator depressus isolate rNatDep1 chromosome 24, rNatDep2.hap1, whole genome shotgun sequence and includes:
- the ZNF576 gene encoding zinc finger protein 576 isoform X1; this encodes MPEEKMSEVTAEKQPLAEPLPQEIPARPALPAKQEAAPARTRCPSSDLEPICIEDEPAQPSPKGKVKASSSNSPVYRLGSNQCFHCLITFPDEKFKERHMKREHPEDFVQENLRDALFVCFICSKPFESSRALICHQRGHAPAPPPDCPDCLRPAFECPDCGRRFGQLASYQRHRLGHAAGRSLPHQCPDCGKSFRQLSNLRRHQASHQRPLELLPSRPYSCTECGESFAQEAGLHEHYIRHARGEL
- the ZNF576 gene encoding zinc finger protein 576 isoform X2, whose amino-acid sequence is MSEVTAEKQPLAEPLPQEIPARPALPAKQEAAPARTRCPSSDLEPICIEDEPAQPSPKGKVKASSSNSPVYRLGSNQCFHCLITFPDEKFKERHMKREHPEDFVQENLRDALFVCFICSKPFESSRALICHQRGHAPAPPPDCPDCLRPAFECPDCGRRFGQLASYQRHRLGHAAGRSLPHQCPDCGKSFRQLSNLRRHQASHQRPLELLPSRPYSCTECGESFAQEAGLHEHYIRHARGEL